A single genomic interval of Pectinophora gossypiella unplaced genomic scaffold, ilPecGoss1.1 Pgos_30, whole genome shotgun sequence harbors:
- the LOC126380876 gene encoding uncharacterized protein LOC126380876, producing the protein MADLPKPRVTPSRPFTHTGVDFTGQVEVKANKGRGIKTTKAYIAVFIWLSTKAIHIELVSDLSTAAFLAALKRLCARRGTPRHMYSDSGTNFVGAAKSLLKERREALQYYINSEFLGCISGWGIDWHFNAPSWPTAGGLWEAAVKSMKHHLKRVLGEQKLTFEELSTLLTQIEGCLNSRPLIAITDNIDDLDCLTPGHFLVHGPVLDPPLATDDCNRSLTAR; encoded by the coding sequence ATGGCAGACTTACCCAAACCTCGCGTAACGCCTTCACGGCCCTTCACACATACGGGTGTTGATTTCACGGGGCAAGTGGAAGTTAAGGCTAACAAGGGCAGGGGAATTAAAACTACAAAAGCTTACATAGCCGTTTTCATTTGGTTGAGCACAAAGGCTATACACATAGAGCTGGTCTCTGACCTGAGCACTGCTGCCTTTCTCGCCGCTCTGAAACGCTTGTGCGCGCGCAGAGGTACCCCGCGCCACATGTACAGCGACAGCGGGACTAACTTTGTGGGCGCAGCAAAATCATTACTTAAGGAAAGGAGGGAGGCTTTACAATATTACATTAATAGTGAATTTCTTGGCTGCATCTCCGGTTGGGGCATCGACTGGCATTTTAATGCCCCATCATGGCCAACTGCAGGAGGCTTGTGGGAGGCAGCAGTCAAAAGTATGAAGCACCACCTTAAGCGCGTTCTGGGGGAGCAAAAATTAACCTTCGAGGAGTTGTCAACACTGCTGACTCAAATTGAAGGTTGTCTCAACTCGCGACCGCTGATTGCTATAACCGACAACATCGACGATTTGGACTGCCTCACTCCAGGACATTTTCTTGTTCACGGGCCGGTGCTTGACCCACCGCTGGCTACCGACGACTGCAATAGGAGCCTGACTGCTAGGTGA